A DNA window from Stutzerimonas stutzeri contains the following coding sequences:
- a CDS encoding LysR substrate-binding domain-containing protein has translation MPDSVVAAPRMPPLYALRAFEVAARFGSFTQAAQSLFITQSAVSRHVKTLEEHLGCQLFERRGSRLVLTDAGRLLAQELKIGFRTIENACVAVTRQRGALRLKAPSTLTMRWLLGTLEGFQMANPQNRVQLTSAWMDLDAVDFASEPFDCAILLGNGGFPADWRRVKLFDEWLVPVCAADQLGAAPWTTQRLADAELIHPSRDCRDWRRWLQRTGRADQIAWQQGKLFDTLELGISAAAQGHGVSIGDLALVGAELQRGSLALPFHQAVKSGDSYYLVWPGGGDESATLVRMRDYLLEHLPDVTSQGVELLD, from the coding sequence ATGCCGGACTCGGTCGTTGCAGCGCCACGCATGCCGCCTCTTTATGCCTTGCGTGCTTTTGAAGTGGCGGCGCGTTTCGGTTCTTTCACCCAGGCGGCACAGAGCTTGTTCATTACGCAGAGTGCGGTGAGCCGGCATGTGAAGACCCTGGAGGAGCACCTGGGCTGCCAGCTGTTCGAACGGCGCGGTTCGCGGTTGGTGCTGACCGATGCCGGAAGGCTACTGGCGCAGGAGCTGAAGATTGGCTTTCGCACCATCGAGAATGCCTGCGTTGCCGTTACTCGCCAGCGCGGTGCGTTGCGTCTCAAGGCGCCGTCGACGCTGACCATGCGCTGGCTGCTGGGCACGCTGGAGGGCTTTCAGATGGCCAATCCGCAGAATCGCGTGCAGCTGACCAGTGCCTGGATGGATCTGGACGCGGTGGATTTCGCTAGCGAGCCGTTCGACTGCGCGATCCTGCTCGGCAACGGTGGTTTTCCGGCCGACTGGCGGCGGGTGAAGCTGTTCGACGAGTGGCTGGTGCCGGTCTGCGCTGCCGATCAGCTCGGCGCGGCGCCCTGGACAACGCAGCGGCTGGCCGACGCCGAGCTGATTCATCCCTCGCGTGACTGCCGTGACTGGCGGCGCTGGCTGCAGCGTACCGGGCGTGCAGACCAGATCGCCTGGCAGCAGGGCAAGCTGTTCGACACCCTGGAGCTGGGTATCTCTGCCGCGGCGCAGGGGCATGGCGTGTCAATCGGCGACCTGGCGCTGGTCGGCGCCGAACTGCAGCGTGGCAGCCTGGCGCTGCCGTTTCATCAGGCAGTGAAGTCCGGCGACAGCTATTACCTGGTCTGGCCGGGCGGCGGCGATGAGTCGGCTACTCTGGTGCGCATGCGCGACTACCTGCTCGAGCATTTGCCGGACGTGACCAGCCAGGGCGTCGAGCTGTTGGATTGA
- a CDS encoding LysE family translocator, producing the protein MNATYLAFAAAVALLIASPGPVVALVVADARRRWPLWTILGGAVSAQILMIAALVMIYLALDLDPLVLEAGQILGGLYLIWLGCDGLCGGRSETAMPKRSEAHYFWRAMAVGLSNPKDILFFLAFLPGFILPAQPFAPQATVLIVIWAVIDLSILLAYSLLSRRLAGEGLVQRLLDILPNYFLIGLGLVSCTLGLSRLLQ; encoded by the coding sequence ATGAACGCCACCTATCTCGCCTTCGCCGCCGCAGTCGCCCTGCTGATCGCCTCCCCCGGCCCGGTGGTCGCCCTGGTAGTAGCCGACGCCCGCCGCCGTTGGCCACTGTGGACCATCCTCGGCGGCGCGGTGTCTGCGCAGATCCTGATGATCGCTGCGCTGGTGATGATCTACCTGGCGCTGGACCTCGACCCGCTGGTGCTTGAAGCCGGACAGATCCTCGGCGGCCTGTACCTGATCTGGCTGGGCTGTGACGGCCTGTGCGGCGGGCGCAGCGAAACCGCCATGCCCAAGCGCAGCGAAGCGCACTACTTCTGGCGGGCCATGGCCGTAGGCCTGTCCAACCCGAAGGACATCCTGTTCTTTCTCGCCTTCCTGCCCGGTTTCATTCTCCCCGCGCAGCCGTTCGCCCCGCAGGCGACGGTACTCATCGTGATCTGGGCGGTGATCGATCTGAGTATCCTCCTCGCCTACAGCCTGCTCTCGCGCCGCCTGGCGGGCGAAGGGCTGGTCCAGCGCCTGCTGGATATCCTGCCGAACTACTTCCTCATCGGCCTCGGCCTGGTGTCCTGCACCCTGGGGCTATCCCGCCTGCTGCAGTAA
- a CDS encoding ArsR/SmtB family transcription factor: MSLRMPQIRLDASDSLAALCKAGGDALRLNVLRVLASDSFGVLELAQIFAIGQSGMSHHLKVMTQAGLLATRREGNAVFYRRSLPQADSLGGKLHGALLEEADRLELPRDVEARIAAVHAQRSAASEDFFARMADSFQARQDLIAGLPQYRDSVVALLDALHFDVSATALEVGPGDGSFLPELARRFARVVALDNSPAMLDLARARCEEAGLENVELKLADALHDDCPPADCVVLNMVLHHLAAPGEAMKQLARLVNAGGSLLVTELCSHNQSWAREACGDLWLGFEQDDLARWADAAGLTPGESLYIGLKNGFQIQARYFSRSIPDNRLTHR; encoded by the coding sequence ATGAGCCTGCGCATGCCCCAGATCCGTCTCGACGCCAGTGATTCGCTCGCCGCCCTGTGCAAGGCCGGCGGTGATGCGCTGCGCCTGAACGTACTGCGCGTGCTGGCCAGTGATTCGTTCGGCGTGCTCGAACTCGCGCAGATCTTCGCCATCGGCCAATCGGGCATGAGCCATCACCTCAAGGTCATGACCCAGGCCGGCCTGTTGGCGACACGCCGGGAAGGCAATGCGGTGTTCTATCGACGCAGCCTGCCGCAGGCAGATAGCCTGGGCGGCAAGCTGCATGGGGCGCTGCTCGAAGAGGCCGATCGACTGGAGTTGCCGCGCGACGTCGAAGCCCGTATCGCGGCGGTCCACGCCCAGCGCAGCGCCGCCAGCGAGGATTTCTTCGCACGCATGGCCGACAGCTTCCAGGCCCGTCAGGATCTGATCGCTGGCTTGCCGCAGTACCGCGACAGCGTGGTGGCGCTCCTCGATGCACTGCACTTCGACGTCAGTGCCACGGCACTGGAAGTCGGCCCCGGCGATGGCAGCTTCCTGCCCGAACTGGCGCGCCGCTTCGCTCGCGTTGTGGCGCTGGACAACAGCCCGGCCATGCTCGATCTGGCCCGCGCGCGCTGCGAAGAGGCGGGGCTGGAAAACGTCGAGCTGAAGCTCGCCGATGCACTACACGACGATTGCCCGCCGGCCGACTGCGTGGTGCTGAACATGGTGCTGCATCACCTGGCGGCGCCAGGCGAGGCAATGAAACAACTGGCACGGCTGGTGAACGCAGGCGGCAGTCTGCTGGTCACGGAGCTGTGCAGCCACAACCAGAGTTGGGCCAGGGAGGCCTGCGGCGATCTGTGGTTGGGGTTCGAACAGGACGATCTGGCCCGTTGGGCCGATGCCGCGGGGCTCACGCCCGGCGAGAGCCTCTACATTGGCTTGAAGAACGGTTTTCAGATCCAGGCCCGGTACTTTTCCCGGTCCATCCCTGACAACCGACTCACCCACCGGTAA
- a CDS encoding TauD/TfdA family dioxygenase encodes MPNKYYETLLANAVEKGALQHEQVGQILNFRLFGNKKGFMTLENLHIGDIPPTPLNRDHLCKPDDSSERLLLHATALLGEPIGYVQESDGCIVNNFFPQQAHSRGATSDSFDTELDLHTENAFHAVLPDYLVLLCLRQDPDAEAVTYIASIERILERLTLEEQSFFLTEPYNFLSDYGPAEKNQRIDINRHQTVLYGDPDAPFFRFDPQFMLAFSSRAQHLMDKLRAIAWEVVEPVRLNRGDMLIIDNRRTAHARSPFSARFDGSDRWIQRAFAITNPNFYTERLGKSSRVFGLVTEL; translated from the coding sequence ATGCCGAACAAATATTACGAGACGCTTCTGGCCAATGCGGTAGAGAAAGGCGCACTGCAGCATGAGCAAGTCGGCCAGATCCTGAACTTCAGGTTGTTCGGCAACAAGAAAGGCTTTATGACGCTCGAAAACCTGCACATCGGCGACATCCCGCCGACGCCGCTGAACCGCGACCATTTGTGCAAACCGGATGACAGCAGCGAGCGCCTGCTCCTGCATGCCACCGCCCTGCTAGGCGAACCGATCGGTTACGTGCAGGAGTCCGACGGCTGCATCGTCAACAACTTCTTTCCCCAGCAGGCCCATTCCCGCGGGGCAACCTCGGACAGTTTCGACACCGAACTGGACCTGCATACGGAAAACGCCTTTCACGCCGTGCTGCCTGATTATCTGGTGCTGCTCTGCCTGCGCCAGGACCCGGACGCGGAGGCCGTCACCTACATCGCCTCGATCGAACGCATTCTCGAGCGCCTCACGCTCGAGGAGCAGTCGTTCTTCCTTACCGAGCCCTACAACTTTCTTTCCGACTATGGCCCCGCCGAAAAGAACCAGCGCATCGACATCAACCGCCACCAGACCGTGCTTTACGGCGACCCGGATGCCCCCTTCTTTCGCTTCGACCCGCAATTCATGCTGGCTTTCAGCAGCCGCGCGCAACATCTGATGGACAAGCTGCGCGCCATTGCCTGGGAGGTGGTCGAGCCGGTGCGCCTGAACCGCGGCGACATGTTGATCATCGACAACCGCCGTACCGCCCATGCCCGCAGCCCGTTCAGCGCGCGCTTCGATGGCAGCGATCGCTGGATCCAGCGCGCCTTCGCCATTACCAACCCGAATTTCTATACAGAACGCCTGGGCAAAAGCAGCCGGGTGTTCGGCCTGGTGACCGAACTATGA
- the tkt gene encoding transketolase — MPSRRERANAIRALSMDAVQKANSGHPGAPMGMADIAEVLWRDHLKHSPTNPQWADRDRFVLSNGHGSMLIYSLLHLTGYDLSIDDLKNFRQLHSKTPGHPEFGYTAGVETTTGPLGQGLANAVGFALAEKVMAAQFNRDGHKIVDHNTYVFMGDGCLMEGISHEVCSLAGTLGLNKLVAFYDDNGISIDGEVHGWFTDDTPRRFEAYGWQVIRNVDGHDAEEIQIALETAHKSDRPTLICCKTIIGFGSPNKQGKEECHGAALGDAEIALTREALGWTHGPFEIPADIYAEWDAKQKGADAENEWNKRFAAYETEFPALASEFKRRMAGELPADFAEKASEFIREVATKGETIASRKASQNCLNAFGPLLPELLGGSADLAGSNLTLWKGCKPVVAEDASGNYMYYGVREFGMAAIMNGVALHGGLIPYGATFLMFMEYARNAVRMSALMKQRVLYVFTHDSIGLGEDGPTHQPIEQLTSLRTTPNLDTWRPADTVESAVAWKHAVERKDGPSALIFSRQNLPYHIRDNETESSIAKGGYILKNCVGEPELILISTGSEVGLAVQAYDKLTEQGRKVRVVSMPCTSVFDAQDAAWKQHVLPVEVGARIAIEAAHADYWYKYVGLDGRIIGMTTYGESAPANQLFEEFGFTVENILAVAEELLED, encoded by the coding sequence ATGCCCAGCCGTCGTGAGCGAGCCAATGCCATCCGCGCCCTCAGCATGGATGCTGTGCAGAAAGCCAACAGCGGCCACCCGGGTGCCCCCATGGGCATGGCGGACATCGCCGAAGTGCTCTGGCGTGACCACCTCAAGCACAGCCCGACCAATCCGCAGTGGGCCGATCGCGACCGCTTCGTGCTGTCCAACGGTCACGGCTCGATGCTGATTTACTCGTTGCTGCACCTGACCGGTTATGACCTGTCCATCGATGACCTGAAGAACTTCCGCCAGCTGCACAGCAAGACCCCCGGTCACCCGGAGTTCGGCTACACCGCAGGCGTCGAGACCACCACCGGTCCGCTGGGTCAGGGCCTGGCCAACGCCGTCGGTTTCGCTCTGGCCGAGAAGGTCATGGCCGCCCAGTTCAACCGCGACGGGCACAAGATCGTCGACCACAACACCTACGTGTTCATGGGCGATGGCTGCCTGATGGAAGGCATCAGCCATGAAGTCTGCTCGCTGGCCGGCACCCTGGGGCTGAACAAGCTGGTCGCCTTCTACGATGACAACGGCATCTCCATCGACGGCGAAGTCCATGGCTGGTTCACCGACGACACCCCGCGTCGCTTCGAAGCGTACGGCTGGCAGGTGATCCGCAACGTCGATGGCCATGATGCCGAGGAAATCCAGATCGCCCTGGAAACCGCGCATAAGAGCGACCGTCCGACGCTGATCTGCTGCAAGACCATCATCGGCTTCGGTTCGCCGAACAAGCAGGGCAAGGAAGAGTGTCACGGTGCCGCCCTCGGCGACGCAGAGATCGCCCTGACCCGCGAAGCGCTGGGCTGGACCCATGGCCCGTTCGAAATCCCGGCTGACATCTACGCCGAGTGGGACGCCAAGCAGAAGGGCGCCGACGCGGAAAATGAATGGAACAAGCGTTTCGCCGCCTACGAAACAGAATTCCCGGCGCTGGCATCCGAGTTCAAGCGCCGCATGGCGGGTGAGCTGCCGGCCGACTTTGCCGAAAAGGCCAGCGAGTTCATTCGCGAAGTTGCCACCAAGGGCGAAACCATCGCCAGCCGCAAGGCCAGCCAGAACTGCCTGAACGCCTTCGGCCCGCTGCTGCCTGAGCTGCTCGGCGGTTCGGCGGACCTCGCCGGTTCCAACCTGACCCTGTGGAAAGGCTGCAAGCCGGTGGTTGCCGAGGATGCCTCGGGCAACTACATGTACTACGGCGTGCGCGAGTTCGGCATGGCCGCGATCATGAACGGCGTCGCCCTGCACGGCGGCCTGATTCCTTACGGCGCGACCTTCCTGATGTTCATGGAATACGCCCGCAACGCCGTGCGCATGTCGGCGCTGATGAAGCAGCGTGTGCTCTACGTCTTTACCCACGACTCCATCGGTCTCGGCGAAGACGGCCCGACGCACCAGCCGATCGAGCAGCTGACCAGCCTGCGCACCACGCCGAACCTGGACACCTGGCGCCCGGCCGACACGGTCGAATCCGCGGTGGCCTGGAAGCATGCGGTCGAGCGCAAGGATGGCCCGAGTGCGTTGATCTTCTCGCGTCAGAACCTGCCGTATCACATCCGCGACAACGAAACCGAGTCGTCGATTGCCAAGGGTGGTTACATCCTCAAGAACTGCGTCGGCGAGCCTGAGCTGATCCTCATTTCGACCGGTTCGGAAGTCGGTCTGGCCGTTCAGGCGTATGACAAGCTGACCGAGCAGGGCCGCAAAGTGCGCGTGGTATCGATGCCTTGCACCAGTGTCTTCGATGCGCAGGATGCCGCCTGGAAGCAGCACGTGCTGCCGGTCGAAGTCGGCGCGCGTATCGCCATCGAAGCGGCGCATGCGGACTACTGGTACAAGTACGTCGGCCTCGACGGCCGCATCATCGGCATGACCACCTACGGCGAGTCGGCTCCGGCCAACCAGCTGTTCGAGGAGTTCGG